The Longimicrobiales bacterium DNA segment GCCGGCTGCGATCGGTCCGTCGTCGTGCCGTCACCGACCTGGCCGTATGCATTGCGACCCCAGCAATGCGCCTCACCCGCGGCCGTGATCGCGCACGTGTGGACGCCGCCCGCCGTGACCACGCTGTAGCGCTCTGCGCTTTCGACCGGCGTCGGAGTGCTCGTGTCCGCGCCACCGGTGCCGAGCTGGCCGTACGTGTTCTGACCCCAGCAGACGACCGTTCCGTCCGTCCGCAGTCCACAGGTGTGTGCACCTCCTGCCGTGATCGCGCGGAACCGGTCACCACCCCGCACCACGGCCGGTGCCAGGCGTGACTCCGTGCCCCCGATGCCGAGCTCGCCCGATGAGTTGCGCCCCCAGCACCAGGCGGTGCCCTCCGCGGTGAGCGCACACGTATGCTGCCAGCCGAGCGTCATGGAACGGAACCGCCGCTCACCCGCGACCCGCGTGGGCACGGCGCGATCGACGCCGGAAGCGTCGCCGAGCTGGCCGCTGCCGTTGCCGCCCCAGCAGAACAGGCGACCCTCACGGTCCAGGGCGCAGGTGTGCTGCGTGCCGGTCGCGATCGCGCTGAAGCGCACATCCGTCCGGACCGGCTGCGGCTGCGCCGACTGGCCGCCGCCCGTGCCGAGCTGGCCGTGCGAGTTCGCACCCCAGCAGTACGCCCGCCCGGAGACGGTGATCGCACACGTGTGCGAGACACCCGGGGACACCATTGCGAACGGCTCCCGCAGCTCGACGGCGGCAGGCTCTCCGCGGCGCGCACTCGAGCCGTCGCCGAGCTGTCCGCGGTCGTTGCCACCCCAGCAGGCGAGGTTGCCGCGCGCGTCCAGCTCGCACGTGTGCGTACCGCCCGCGGCCAGCGCAGTGCGCACCGACAGCGGGGGCGGGCCAACCGTAGCCGTGAACACGACCGGATCGAGATCGGCGTCGCGCACGCTGGCCACCAGTCGCTGCCTGGATTCACCGCCGAGCACCCACATGGTCGTGGCGGTGCCGTCGTCGTCGGTTGCCACGACGTCCGGAGCGACACGACCGCCGCTCTCTGCAGCAAAGGCGACGAGCGCACCGGCAAGCGGCGAACCCTGGTCGTCGCGGACAGAAACAGCGACCTGCACGGCAGCGCCGGCCTGTCCACTCAGCGCTGTGCCGCCACGCGGTGCTACCGCGGCTGCGACGGCTGCAGCAGGAACCGACGCACTGTCGGGAGGCATCGTGGCCGCGGTCGCCAGCAGCGAGTCGAGCCCGGTCGCCAGCGCCTCGGTCCCGGGGGCGATCGGCGCGTCCGCCGGGTTCGTGACGGGCAGGGGCGCGGATTCCCCGGGCGCCGGAAGAGCCGCCGCGGTGGCTGCCGCCTCCGTGGCGGGCCCATCCGCCGGCTCCGGCCGTACGGCCATCGCCACGCCGCCCGCCGCGGCGCCGAGCAGCAGCACCGCCGTGGCTACCGCCGCTGTCCGCGTGCGGCGCGGCTTCGGCGTGACTGCTACCTGTGGGACGGGTCCGCCTGCTGACGTGATCTGAACGGAGAACGTGGCCAGCGACTGCGCCGAATCCCGCGCGGCGGGCGCCGTGGTGGAGTGCGGAGCCAGTGCGAGCACCTCGCCCGGTCGGAACACGACCGTCGGCGCATCGGGGGACACCGGGCCCGCGGATGCTGGCGGCACCGCGAAGGCAGGAGGTTCGCCCGGCGCCGCGGCGGGCGCAGCCTCGACGGCGGGCTCTGCCAGCCAGCCGGCAAGTGCCTCGCGCATCTCCGCCGCATCTGCCCAGCGCCGGCGCGGATCCTTGGCCAGCGCACCCGCGAGCGCGTTCACCAGCCAGTCGGGCGCGTCGGGCCGCACCGTGCGGATGTCGGGCAGCGGGTCGTGCTTCTGGCGGTAGATCACGCCGAACAACCCTTCGCCGTCCCACGGCGGCCGACCTGTCGCCATCTCGTAGCCGACCAGCGCGAGACTGTACAGGTCGCTGCGGCCGTCCAGCGCGCCGCCGTCGATCTGCTCCGGCGACATGTACGTCGGTGTGCCGATCGCGGAGCCCGGCAGCGTGAGGTTGGACGAGCCATCGACCGTGCGGGCGATGCCGAAGTCCGAGAGCCGGGTCACACCCGTTTCGCTGTCGAGGTAGATGTTCTCCGGCTTGATGTCCCGGTGCACGATCCGGTGGGTGTGCGCGTACGCGAGCGCGGCGGCAAGGTCCTGGAGAATGCGGCGGATGTCGTCGAACGGCAGCGGGCCACGCGAGCGGATCTCCGCCTTCAGCGTGTGCCCCTGGACGTACTGCATCAGCAGCGCGAGGCTGCCGTCACGCAGCCGCCGCGTGCCGTACAGCACCACGATGTTCGGGTGCTGCAGCATGCTGATGACCTGCGCTTCGCGGACGAGGCGTGCGGCCGCTTCCGTGTCTTCGACATACGTGGCGCGGATCAGCTTGATCGCAACCAGGCGATTCAGCTCACGCTCACGCGCCAGGTAGACGACAGCGGTGCCACCACGCCCGAGCTCGCGCAGGAACTCGTACTCGGACTGCAGCTCCGCAATCCGGGGAAGCTCGTCCGGCTGTGTTGGTTCCATCCGGGAGATGCACCGAGCAGGATCGGTGTTGCGCCGCGCTTCTTCGCGGCGCAGCGGCTCGATCAGTGTGCGAACAGCGTGCGGGCGAAGTACGCGATGGCCATCAGCGCTGCCGTCAGCAGCGCCAGGGCGGGGAGCCACATCCGGCGGGTGGCCTGCGGCGGCCGCGGGTGCGATGCCTCGTCCCGACCAGGGACGCTCAGCGGAAAGGTCGCCGCCGGCGACGCGCTCGCGCGCATCGTATCGTAGACGACCACGGCCACGCTGATGTTGTCATCGCTGCCGGCCTCGTATGCAGCGTGCACGACGGCTGCTGCGGCGGACTCGGGACCGGAGGCATCGAGCACCAGCCGGCGCATCGCCTCCGGGTCGAGGACCCGGTGGACACCGTCCGTGCACAGGAGCAGCGTGTGTGGCTCCAGCAGGTCGTACGGCCCGTACCGGTCCACCTCCAGTTCACGTTCAGTGCCGACGCACCGCGTGATCGCGGACCGCCACGGGGACTGCTCGATCTCCATCGAGGTCAGTCGACCGGACGCCATCGCCTCCGCTGCAAATGAGTTGTCCCGGGTAATCTGCTCGATCCCGCCCGCATCGATCCGGTAGGCGCGGCTGTCTCCGACGTTGATCAGGCTGTAGAGACCACCCTGTCGCAGGATCGCGACAAGCGTCGTTCCCATCCCGCGCCATTCAGGGTGCGCCGCAGCCTCGTCGAAGACCGCCCGGTTCGCGGCGGCAGTGGCGGTGGTCAGGTCGTCGCCGGTGAGGAGCGCCGCGTGGAGTGCCTCCAGCGCGCGCTGGCTCGCGACTTCACCGGCGCGGTGGCCGCCCATGCCGTCCGCGATCGCAATGAGCTCGGTTCCGGCAGCCAGCTCGGCGAGCAGGACCGCATCCTGGTTGACGGCTCTGCGGCCGCTGGTCGTGCAGGCTGCGGCGCGCTCGCTCAGCGCAGGCATTCAGGGCATCCGGTAGCGGAACACGACTTCGCCCATCTCGAGGACGTCGCCGTCCTTCAGCTCCGCGGAATCACCGTTGTCGCCGAGCGGTGCGCCATTCACGGCGACGGGGTTCGTGTGCGACAGGTTCGCGATGTGCCAGCTGCCGTCGCGGAAGTTCATCCGGGCGTGGAGCCGACTCACCGTGGCGGCCTCGAGCTGGATGTGTGCGAGCGGTTCGCCGGCCGCGCGACCGAACGTGACCACGGGCTCGTCCCCGGAAAGGCGAACGAACCGGATCTCGCCCCGGTCCGTCCTGCCTTCGACGACCTCCAGCCGCCCTGGCAGGAGCTGCAGTGTGCCCTCGGGAGGCATGTGGTAGCGAACGCGACCGGCCGTCACCGCTGAGACGTCAGCGAGCGGGGCGGCGGCATCCGGCGTGGAAGATCCGCCGGTCGGCCCGGCCGACACCGATGAGGACTCAGCGAGCGAAACGGAGGCATCCTGCGCGGGAAAGCCGGCGGGAGGTTCTGCCTCTTCCGGCACCGAACCGTTCAGCGCCCCGACCGGACCGGTCGGTGGCAGCGCCACCGGCGCGAACTCGATACCGGGCGCCCCGCCGTTGCCGTCCCGCGCCGCTTCCAGGAGAGGCGGGGCCTCGTCGGCCGGCGCGGTCGTGGCGGCATCCGTGAAGCGTTCGGGCGCCGGCGCAGGGTGTGTTGCACCCGTGGAGTGCAGCGAAAAGATGAGAGGCGGCAGCGGCTGCTCCGCCTCGGCGTGTTCACGTTCCGCACGCCGTCGCCGGTACCAGGCGAAGATGGCAACAGCAGCAATGACGAGGAGCGCGATCGCGAAGAACACGCCGGAACTGGAACCAGGAGCGCCCGACTGAATCATGTTGATCAGGAGGTGGCGCGACATGAATCCGCATGCGCTGGAGGGCCGGGGCCGCAACTGCCGCAGCGCGCACCCGTTCCCAAGATAGCGCTGCCCGATGGCGTTGAGGTAGCGTCACCTGCCCGGCGGAACGTGCACAGCCAGTGGCAGTGCGCTGTCTACTGTGACGCCACCGGAAGCGCATGCGTCACACGTGCAATAAGCGTTCGCGAGAATGCCCGCGAAGCTCCCGATCTCAGCGAACCCGCACCCGTGCCGCTCCGGCCCTGATCCGCCCTATCGCCGCCGCGGCGTGGCCGCTGGAGCGGAGCGCGTCCACCAGGCCTTTCGCGGCGCCTTCGCCCACACTGATCAGCAGCCCGCCCGACGTCTGCGCATCACACAGCAGCACGCGCATCGTCTCGTCGACCTCGTCCGCCCAGTCCACGGCGTCCACCGAATCGGTGCGGTTGCGCCCGGTGCCGCCAGGCACGTGTCCCGCCCGGGCCAGCTCGCGCGCCCCGGGCAGCACCGGCACGGCCACAGCATCGATGTCCGCGCCCACCCCGGACGCGCGCAGCATTTCCAGCAGGTGCCCGACCAGGCCGAAACCGGTGACGTCGGTGGCCGCGTGCGCGCCCGCCTCGAGCATCGCGGCGGAAGCCCGGTCGTTGAGCCGCGTCATGGACTCGACCGCCGCTGCGATGACGTCGTCTGCTGCCGCGCCACTCTTGAGCGCCGTCGCGATCACACCCGTGCCGATCGGCTTGGTCAGCACCAGCACGTCACCGGGCTGCGCCCCCGAGTTCCGCACGATCCGGTCGGGGTGCACTTCGCCAATGGCGCACAGGCCGTACTTCGGCTCCGGGTCGTCGATCGAATGGCCGCCGATGACCGGGATACCTGCCGTGCGCGCGACGTCCGAGCCGCCGCGCAGGATCTCGCCGAGCAGGTTTCCCTCGGCGAGCAGTGCGCGCGGAAACGCCACCAGGTTGAGGGCAAACAGCGGCCGCGCGCCCATCGCGTAGATGTCCGACAGCGCGTTCGCCGCCGCGATGCGGCCGAAATCGTACGCGTCGTCCACGATGGGCGTGAAGAAATCCGCCGTCGCGACCAGCGCGCGATCAGGCGCGAGCTGGTACACGGCCGCGTCGTCCGCCGTGCTCGCATCCACGAGCACGGCGCTGTTCTCGAGCACGTTCACATGGCGCAGCACCTGCGCCAGCTCGGATGCACCGAGCTTGCAGGCTCAGCCCGCGCCGTGCGACAGGCTGCTCAGGCGGATGCGCGGCTTCTGGTCCCGTGGCGTTTCGTGGTTCGACATGGGGGAATGGTAGGCCGCACGCGCTGCAGCGTACAGGGTGAGCCGGGACGGTCAGGACCCCGGCCTTGGCCCGGAGGGCGCGTTGCTTCACCATAGAGGCGTTCGGCTCCGAGCGCTGGCAGTGGCTGACGCACACCACGGAGGCAGGGATGGACCACGACACGACGCCGGTACCCGCACCCGTGCCTCCGCCCGATGACGCCGGCTCGCCGGCGTTGCGGGGTCCGGGAACGGACGCTCCAGCCACACCGTCAGACGCTGCGCCGGTGGTGTCCGCAGAGCCGCCGCTCCGCTCCAGGACGATCACTCACACCGCGACGTACGATTACGACCGAATCGGCTCCATGATGGAGCGTCCGATCGCAGTGCTGCCGCCGGAAACGTCGGTTGCGGAGGCAATCGAGGAGATCCGCGTCCTCGCACGCACGCACTTCATCACGTACGTGTACGTGACCGACGACGACAACCAGCTCGAGGGTGTCGTTGCGATGCGCGAGCTGCTGCTGGCCGGGCCACAGCAGCAACTGGGCGAGATCATGCTGCGGAATCCGTACGCCCTGCGCGCTGACATGACACTGCTCGACGCGATGCGGGAGGCGGTGGGGCGTCATTACCCGGTGTATCCGGTGTGCGACCGTCTCGGCCGGCTCGTCGGACTGGTACGCGGGCAGGCGATGTTCGAGCGGGAAGCCATCGAGATCAGCGCGCAGCCCGGACAGATGGTCGGTGTCGAGAAGGAGGAAACGATGGCGACGCCATGGTCGCGCTGTTTCCGGCTGCGCTACCCGTGGCTGCAGTTCAACCTCGTCACGGGCCTCGTCGCCGCGGCGGTCGTCGCGCTCTTCCAGTCCACGATCGACCAGCTCGTGCTCCTCGCCGCGTTCCTGCCGGTGCTGGCGGGGCAGGCGGGCAACACGGGTGCGCAGGCGATGGCGGTCACACTGCGCGGCATCACGATCGGCGAGATCCGGCGCGCGTCACAGCGAGTGCGCAAGGAAGCACTCCTCGGCATCCTCAACGGCATCCCCGTCGGCGTCAGCGCAGCGCTGGTGATGTATCTCTATGCGACGATGCAGGGCGAGCCGGTGTCGCTGATGCTCGGCCTCGTCGTGTTCATCGCGATGATGCTGAGCTGCGTGCTCAGCGGAATGATCGGCGCCGGTGTGCCGCTGCTGCTGCGACGGCTGGGGGCGGATCCCGCCACGGCATCGAGCATCCTGCTTTCTACCGCGACAGACGTGCTCAGCATGGGGCTGCTGCTGTGGCTTACCGCGTGGCTCGTGCTGTAACGGCGACGGCGCGCATGCGACGTCGGGCGATGCGCGCCGTCGCGGCGCTCAGCTGGACGGGCCTGCGCCGGTAACCGGCGTCCACGAGGGCGGGTCGCTCGCGGGGAATGACTCGTCGCTGGTCTCGTCCACATCGCTGTTGGGGTAGTAGGACGCGTCGCGCACCACCGAACCCGAGCCTGCGCCCGACTGCGCCGCGCGCGACGCGGACGCGGTGCGACTGCGCGCTGCTGACCCCGCTCTGCTGCTCGACACGCCGGTGCGGCCGCGAGCGTGCGGACTGACCGTCGTGGCGCCGACGCCGAGCTCGTCGGCCTCGAGCATGTCCTCGTGACCTTCGTGCATCATGCCGCCGCCGCGCTGCAGCCCACGTCCGAGCAGCGTCGCACCGATGCCGGTGACGAGCATTGCCGGGATGGACCAGCGTCGCAGGCCGAGCCACACGAGCAGTGAGCCACCCGCGAGATACACCCAGCGCGAAGATTCCTCGAATTCCTCGTAGTCCCAGGATCCGGAACTGTTCATGATGCCTCCCCGGTTGCGATTCGCCTCTCCGTGAGAGGCAATTCGCGCGCCGCTTCGTCCGGCCGCAACGGGATGTCGACGGTGAACGTCGTGCCCTGTCCGGGCCGGCTCCGCAGCGTGATGTGGCCGCGATGACGCTCCACGATGCGCCGTACCTGGTCGAGGCCGAGGCCGGTGCCGCCGCGCTTGCCGTGCGTGAACTGTCGTTCGAAGATGTGCCCCTGCAGCTCGGGCGGGATGCCGCAGCCCGTGTCGGCCACGACGAAACGCGCCGCGCCATCCCGGATGTGCGCCTCGAACGCAATGCGACCTCCCTCCGGCGGCAGCGCCTCCGACGCGTTGCGCAGGAGATTGATCAGTGCATTCGCCAGCTCGGTGCGCTGACAGTGGAGCGTGCCGACGGTGTCGGCAGTGCAGGTGAAGTCGATACCCGGTCGGGCAAGGAACCCCGCCGTCTGGGTCGTCACGTCGGCGACCAGGTCCGTCAGCTCGACGGCAGACACGGTCTGCGCACGCTCGCCGCGCAGCACGGAGAGAAGCTCGTCGGCACCCTCCAGCCCCCGGTTGGATGTGCGCAGGACCATGTCCACCAGGCGACGCAGCTGCGAGACCTCCAGCGGCTCACGTTGCAGCACCTCCAGCATCAGCTCCGCTGCACCCCGGATGGTCGCGAGCGGACTGCGCATGTCGTGCGCAATGACGCTCAACCCGATGCCGATCTCCCGGAACGCATCGCTGCCCTCCATCTGCTGGACGAGGTGCGCGTTCATCCTGCCCAGCCGCTCGACGGCAGCGCGCTCCATCGTGGTCGCCATCTCCAGCGGCGCCGCTGCCTGCAGCCGCGTGAACGCGTCGCCACGCAGGACTGCCGCTCTCACGTCCGTCGCCGCCGTCGCCCGCGCGGTGCGCGGGCTCGAGTGGTACAGCGCGATCTCGCCGAAGAAGCTGCCCGGCCCCACGAAGCCCAGCGTCTCGTGGCCATGCGCACCGGCCTTGGAGATGCGCACCGAACCGCTTTCGACCAGGTAACAGCGGTCCTCGCGTGCGCCCTCTTCGAAGATCAGGCTGCCCGCGCTCCATTCCACGACGGGCAGATCGATCGCCGCCGCCGTCACCTTCTCGGCAGGGATCAACCGGAAGAACTGGTTCTGCCTGTACGGTACCTGGTCGGACATGCGGGACCCTCCGGAGAGGCGGATTCCCGCAAGGTGCCGCACGAGTCGGGCCCGCCGATGCGGACGCGCACGCGGCATGTCGCACCGTCACGAATGCAGGGTCGCGTCCCGCCGGCTGGCCACGCTTCGTCCGCCCGGC contains these protein-coding regions:
- a CDS encoding protein kinase; translated protein: MEPTQPDELPRIAELQSEYEFLRELGRGGTAVVYLARERELNRLVAIKLIRATYVEDTEAAARLVREAQVISMLQHPNIVVLYGTRRLRDGSLALLMQYVQGHTLKAEIRSRGPLPFDDIRRILQDLAAALAYAHTHRIVHRDIKPENIYLDSETGVTRLSDFGIARTVDGSSNLTLPGSAIGTPTYMSPEQIDGGALDGRSDLYSLALVGYEMATGRPPWDGEGLFGVIYRQKHDPLPDIRTVRPDAPDWLVNALAGALAKDPRRRWADAAEMREALAGWLAEPAVEAAPAAAPGEPPAFAVPPASAGPVSPDAPTVVFRPGEVLALAPHSTTAPAARDSAQSLATFSVQITSAGGPVPQVAVTPKPRRTRTAAVATAVLLLGAAAGGVAMAVRPEPADGPATEAAATAAALPAPGESAPLPVTNPADAPIAPGTEALATGLDSLLATAATMPPDSASVPAAAVAAAVAPRGGTALSGQAGAAVQVAVSVRDDQGSPLAGALVAFAAESGGRVAPDVVATDDDGTATTMWVLGGESRQRLVASVRDADLDPVVFTATVGPPPLSVRTALAAGGTHTCELDARGNLACWGGNDRGQLGDGSSARRGEPAAVELREPFAMVSPGVSHTCAITVSGRAYCWGANSHGQLGTGGGQSAQPQPVRTDVRFSAIATGTQHTCALDREGRLFCWGGNGSGQLGDASGVDRAVPTRVAGERRFRSMTLGWQHTCALTAEGTAWCWGRNSSGELGIGGTESRLAPAVVRGGDRFRAITAGGAHTCGLRTDGTVVCWGQNTYGQLGTGGADTSTPTPVESAERYSVVTAGGVHTCAITAAGEAHCWGRNAYGQVGDGTTTDRSQPAPVADMHRFATIHASGAHTCGVTTAGERLCWGFNLEGQLGDGTRTNQPRPVRVRTR
- a CDS encoding FHA domain-containing protein translates to MSRHLLINMIQSGAPGSSSGVFFAIALLVIAAVAIFAWYRRRRAEREHAEAEQPLPPLIFSLHSTGATHPAPAPERFTDAATTAPADEAPPLLEAARDGNGGAPGIEFAPVALPPTGPVGALNGSVPEEAEPPAGFPAQDASVSLAESSSVSAGPTGGSSTPDAAAPLADVSAVTAGRVRYHMPPEGTLQLLPGRLEVVEGRTDRGEIRFVRLSGDEPVVTFGRAAGEPLAHIQLEAATVSRLHARMNFRDGSWHIANLSHTNPVAVNGAPLGDNGDSAELKDGDVLEMGEVVFRYRMP
- a CDS encoding ATP-binding protein — translated: MSDQVPYRQNQFFRLIPAEKVTAAAIDLPVVEWSAGSLIFEEGAREDRCYLVESGSVRISKAGAHGHETLGFVGPGSFFGEIALYHSSPRTARATAATDVRAAVLRGDAFTRLQAAAPLEMATTMERAAVERLGRMNAHLVQQMEGSDAFREIGIGLSVIAHDMRSPLATIRGAAELMLEVLQREPLEVSQLRRLVDMVLRTSNRGLEGADELLSVLRGERAQTVSAVELTDLVADVTTQTAGFLARPGIDFTCTADTVGTLHCQRTELANALINLLRNASEALPPEGGRIAFEAHIRDGAARFVVADTGCGIPPELQGHIFERQFTHGKRGGTGLGLDQVRRIVERHRGHITLRSRPGQGTTFTVDIPLRPDEAARELPLTERRIATGEAS
- a CDS encoding magnesium transporter, with protein sequence MMERPIAVLPPETSVAEAIEEIRVLARTHFITYVYVTDDDNQLEGVVAMRELLLAGPQQQLGEIMLRNPYALRADMTLLDAMREAVGRHYPVYPVCDRLGRLVGLVRGQAMFEREAIEISAQPGQMVGVEKEETMATPWSRCFRLRYPWLQFNLVTGLVAAAVVALFQSTIDQLVLLAAFLPVLAGQAGNTGAQAMAVTLRGITIGEIRRASQRVRKEALLGILNGIPVGVSAALVMYLYATMQGEPVSLMLGLVVFIAMMLSCVLSGMIGAGVPLLLRRLGADPATASSILLSTATDVLSMGLLLWLTAWLVL
- the selD gene encoding selenide, water dikinase SelD produces the protein MSNHETPRDQKPRIRLSSLSHGAGUACKLGASELAQVLRHVNVLENSAVLVDASTADDAAVYQLAPDRALVATADFFTPIVDDAYDFGRIAAANALSDIYAMGARPLFALNLVAFPRALLAEGNLLGEILRGGSDVARTAGIPVIGGHSIDDPEPKYGLCAIGEVHPDRIVRNSGAQPGDVLVLTKPIGTGVIATALKSGAAADDVIAAAVESMTRLNDRASAAMLEAGAHAATDVTGFGLVGHLLEMLRASGVGADIDAVAVPVLPGARELARAGHVPGGTGRNRTDSVDAVDWADEVDETMRVLLCDAQTSGGLLISVGEGAAKGLVDALRSSGHAAAAIGRIRAGAARVRVR
- a CDS encoding protein phosphatase 2C domain-containing protein yields the protein MPALSERAAACTTSGRRAVNQDAVLLAELAAGTELIAIADGMGGHRAGEVASQRALEALHAALLTGDDLTTATAAANRAVFDEAAAHPEWRGMGTTLVAILRQGGLYSLINVGDSRAYRIDAGGIEQITRDNSFAAEAMASGRLTSMEIEQSPWRSAITRCVGTERELEVDRYGPYDLLEPHTLLLCTDGVHRVLDPEAMRRLVLDASGPESAAAAVVHAAYEAGSDDNISVAVVVYDTMRASASPAATFPLSVPGRDEASHPRPPQATRRMWLPALALLTAALMAIAYFARTLFAH